A genomic stretch from Aedes albopictus strain Foshan chromosome 2, AalbF5, whole genome shotgun sequence includes:
- the LOC134286650 gene encoding uncharacterized protein LOC134286650 produces the protein MSTTAKDLSCNIPLQEVEQTSRIGVTAYACSSKGVVDVLTKKVPAAGAEKIKFEEMDWISKALLVSCQSDEYLEIVREKATTKEMWTSLKTTYAKKSVASQTIIRKQLARLRMNEGEDVQTHLLEFEGLVRKLKTAGATLAESDLVS, from the coding sequence ATGAGCACCACCGCGAAGGATCTATCCTGCAACATTCCGTTGCAGGAAGTGGAGCAGACTTCCAGAATTGGAGTTACAGCGTACGCCTGTTCCTCCAAGGGCGTCGTGGATGTGCTGACGAAGAAGGTACCGGCAGCGGGAGCAGAAAAGATTAAATTCGAAGAAATGGACTGGATTTCCAAAGCGTTGTTGGTGAGTTGCCAGTCGGACGAGTACCTGGAAATCGTCCGGGAGAAGGCTACCACAAAGGAGATGTGGACCAGTCTGAAAACGACCTACGCGAAGAAGTCCGTGGCGAGCCAAACCATAATTCGGAAGCAGTTGGCTCGTCTTCGGATGAATGAAGGCGAAGACGTTCAGACGCATCTTCTGGAGTTCGAAGGGCTTGTTAGAAAGTTGAAGACGGCCGGAGCGACGCTAGCGGAAAGTGATCTGGTATCGTAG